One Phycisphaeraceae bacterium DNA window includes the following coding sequences:
- a CDS encoding sigma-70 family RNA polymerase sigma factor has translation MLTAEETTTLLRDLRQGRHDSRLKLHDELYRDLKAIAEAIMRNQSNGQTLQPTALVHEAWMKLAQGEADPRDQAHFKAIAATAMRQILVDHARARAAIKRGKGARRLSIEDFDAPDRASAPDRILVVDDCLGRLARLDPRQAQVVEMRVFAGMTVNEVADALEVSPRTVELDWRMARAWLADELGHADQ, from the coding sequence ATGTTGACCGCCGAAGAGACGACCACCCTGTTGCGGGATCTTCGACAGGGACGGCACGACTCGAGGTTGAAACTGCACGATGAGCTCTACCGGGATCTGAAGGCGATCGCGGAAGCCATCATGCGGAACCAGAGCAATGGCCAGACCTTGCAGCCGACGGCCCTTGTGCACGAAGCGTGGATGAAGCTCGCGCAAGGCGAAGCTGATCCGCGAGATCAGGCTCATTTCAAGGCGATCGCCGCCACCGCCATGCGACAGATCCTGGTCGACCACGCCCGGGCCCGGGCCGCGATCAAGCGAGGAAAGGGCGCCCGCCGGCTCTCCATCGAGGACTTTGACGCCCCCGACCGAGCCTCGGCGCCAGACCGGATTCTGGTCGTCGATGACTGCCTGGGCCGCCTGGCGCGGCTCGATCCACGCCAGGCGCAGGTCGTTGAGATGCGCGTTTTCGCAGGCATGACCGTGAACGAGGTCGCCGATGCCCTCGAGGTTTCGCCCAGGACAGTTGAACTCGACTGGCGCATGGCCCGTGCATGGCTCGCGGACGAACTCGGTCATGCCGACCAGTGA